A single region of the Sorghum bicolor cultivar BTx623 chromosome 9, Sorghum_bicolor_NCBIv3, whole genome shotgun sequence genome encodes:
- the LOC8067925 gene encoding probable peptidyl-tRNA hydrolase 2 isoform X3, which yields MAPPPRRNPQQNPTRRKGEEPWLAASLRPANFLPGLAIGFLLGVLLDLSSSWRPKSSPAPAPAAASARGSSSKRASGSSFASGGEELKMVLVVRQDLKMGAGKIASQCAHAATGLYSELLSSNRGLLKQWEQLGQAKIVLTCKNQQEMNRLKETAQHRGIPTFIVADAGRTQVLAGSKTVLAIGPGRKADIDSVTGKLRLLFSIGDTNLVLREFEKCGVILRHHSGPRDGNWIHILYQRSYDAQKALQKNGIQLSSGLIVGVKPIDAVHRQQLDESFVRNSQGGFMVSLPSKSLGLKSTGASHQLGALPRPYDPKASTNVSRDAGRRATGSVAAPAKSIVTNVMDLIFGI from the exons ATGGCTCCTCCGCCGCGGCGAAACCCGCAGCAAAACCCCACCCGGAGGAAG GGCGAGGAACCATGGCTCGCCGCGAGCCTGCGCCCGGCGAACTTCCTCCCGGGCCTCGCCATCGGGTTCCTCCTTGGCGTCCTCCTCGACCTTTCCTCGTCGTGGAGACCCAAGTCCAGCCCCGCGCCGGCTCCGGCCGCCGCATCCGCGCGAGGCTCCAGCTCCAAGCGGGCGTCGGGGAGCTCGTTTGCCTCAGGCGGCGAGGAGCTTAAGATG GTTTTAGTGGTACGCCAGGACCTCAAGATGGGGGCTGGGAAAATAGCTTCTCAATGTGCCC ATGCAGCGACTGGCTTGTACTCAGAATTATTGTCAAG CAATCGGGGTTTACTGAAACAATGGGAGCAACTTGGACAAGCTAAGATTGTTTTGACATGCAAGAACCAACAGGAAAT GAACAGGCTAAAGGAAACTGCACAACATCGAGGTATTCCTACATTTATTGTTGCTGATGCAGGCCGCACACAG GTGTTGGCTGGATCCAAAACTGTTCTTGCAATAGGACCAG GGAGGAAAGCTGACATTGATTCAGTTACAGGGAAACTGCGTTTACT ATTTTCTATTGGAGATACCAACCTTGTTCTTCGGGAATTCGAGAAATGTGGAGTAATATTGAGACATCACTCTGGTCCAAGAGATGGGAATTGGATCCACATATTGTACCAG CGCTCTTATGATGCTCAAAAGGCCCTTCAGAAAAATGGTATCCAACTAAGCAGCGGTCTGATAGTTGGCGTAAAGCCTATTGATGCAGTGCACCGGCAGCAGCTGGATGAGAGTTTCGTGCGAAACAGTCAAGGTGGATTTATGGTTTCCTTGCCTTCAAAGTCACTTGGCTTGAAGAGCACAGGTGCATCGCACCAGTTAGGAGCCTTGCCCCGCCCATATGACCCAAAAGCTAGCACAAATGTTAGCCGAGATGCAGGCCGTCGTGCAACTGGCAGCGTTGCTGCACCAGCAAAATCAATTGTAACCAATGTGATGGATTTGATATTTGGCATTTGA
- the LOC8067925 gene encoding nuclear pore complex protein NUP35 isoform X1 produces MAASSHSLAASRRGRSARQAPFFRDLATPIPSHRGVSRFASGASPSAAPSATPPPPPIFTLDDRYAAADFSPDPTASDLLPVASSPSPRAAASRSPPWDLSRGKVSLSPPGSPMVGVVEPARKEVLALPPPGSPGAPPPATTAEAQSPVSPAQAPARMEPVANGGEVEREEWVTVFGFSIGDTNLVLREFEKCGVILRHHSGPRDGNWIHILYQRSYDAQKALQKNGIQLSSGLIVGVKPIDAVHRQQLDESFVRNSQGGFMVSLPSKSLGLKSTGASHQLGALPRPYDPKASTNVSRDAGRRATGSVAAPAKSIVTNVMDLIFGI; encoded by the exons ATGGCCGCCTCCTCCCACTCCCTCGCCGCCTCGCGGCGCGGACGCAGCGCGCGGCAGGCGCCCTTCTTCCGCGACCTCGCCACCCCGATCCCGTCCCACCGCGGCGTGTCCCGCTTCGCCTCGGGGGCTTCCCCCTCGGCTGCCCCCTCCgctacgccgccgccgccgcccatctTCACCCTCGACGACCGCTACGCCGCCGCGGACTTCTCCCCGGACCCCACCGCCTCTGACCTCCTCCCCGTCGCGTCGTCCCCCTcaccgcgcgccgccgccagccGCTCGCCGCCATGGGACCTGTCCCGGGGCAAGGTGTCACTCTCGCCACCAGGATCCCCCATGGTTGGGGTCGTCGAGCCGGCCCGGAAAGAGGTGCTCGCTTTGCCGCCGCCCGGGAGCCCTGGCGCCCCACCTCCTGCTACGACAGCGGAGGCGCAGTCACCGGTGTCCCCCGCGCAGGCACCGGCTAGGATGGAGCCGGTGGCGAACGGAGGGGAGGTCGAACGGGAGGAGTGGGTCACTGTATTCGG ATTTTCTATTGGAGATACCAACCTTGTTCTTCGGGAATTCGAGAAATGTGGAGTAATATTGAGACATCACTCTGGTCCAAGAGATGGGAATTGGATCCACATATTGTACCAG CGCTCTTATGATGCTCAAAAGGCCCTTCAGAAAAATGGTATCCAACTAAGCAGCGGTCTGATAGTTGGCGTAAAGCCTATTGATGCAGTGCACCGGCAGCAGCTGGATGAGAGTTTCGTGCGAAACAGTCAAGGTGGATTTATGGTTTCCTTGCCTTCAAAGTCACTTGGCTTGAAGAGCACAGGTGCATCGCACCAGTTAGGAGCCTTGCCCCGCCCATATGACCCAAAAGCTAGCACAAATGTTAGCCGAGATGCAGGCCGTCGTGCAACTGGCAGCGTTGCTGCACCAGCAAAATCAATTGTAACCAATGTGATGGATTTGATATTTGGCATTTGA
- the LOC8067925 gene encoding probable peptidyl-tRNA hydrolase 2 isoform X2, giving the protein MAPPPRRNPQQNPTRRKGEEPWLAASLRPANFLPGLAIGFLLGVLLDLSSSWRPKSSPAPAPAAASARGSSSKRASGSSFASGGEELKMVLVVRQDLKMGAGKIASQCAHAATGLYSELLSSNRGLLKQWEQLGQAKIVLTCKNQQEMNRLKETAQHRGIPTFIVADAGRTQVLAGSKTVLAIGPGRKADIDSVTGKLRLL; this is encoded by the exons ATGGCTCCTCCGCCGCGGCGAAACCCGCAGCAAAACCCCACCCGGAGGAAG GGCGAGGAACCATGGCTCGCCGCGAGCCTGCGCCCGGCGAACTTCCTCCCGGGCCTCGCCATCGGGTTCCTCCTTGGCGTCCTCCTCGACCTTTCCTCGTCGTGGAGACCCAAGTCCAGCCCCGCGCCGGCTCCGGCCGCCGCATCCGCGCGAGGCTCCAGCTCCAAGCGGGCGTCGGGGAGCTCGTTTGCCTCAGGCGGCGAGGAGCTTAAGATG GTTTTAGTGGTACGCCAGGACCTCAAGATGGGGGCTGGGAAAATAGCTTCTCAATGTGCCC ATGCAGCGACTGGCTTGTACTCAGAATTATTGTCAAG CAATCGGGGTTTACTGAAACAATGGGAGCAACTTGGACAAGCTAAGATTGTTTTGACATGCAAGAACCAACAGGAAAT GAACAGGCTAAAGGAAACTGCACAACATCGAGGTATTCCTACATTTATTGTTGCTGATGCAGGCCGCACACAG GTGTTGGCTGGATCCAAAACTGTTCTTGCAATAGGACCAG GGAGGAAAGCTGACATTGATTCAGTTACAGGGAAACTGCGTTTACTGTGA
- the LOC8068943 gene encoding GATA transcription factor 12: MEVSAECAGGGRVRKEADLFLVDDLLDLPCDDEEEAQEAVVVGDGEGDGDGSKQQQAAALLGGRACGAGGEDGAGAGNASNDSSAVTTALDSCSNSLSVSGLADGDFSGGLCEPYDQLAELEWLSNYMGEDNFPTEDLKKLQLITGIPPAGTATATAPAPAPAVVAAQQAQAQPAGGVLPPEAPVPGKARSKRSRIAPCSWASRLLVLPPPPASPPSPASAAISPSESGTAAPAFPAKKPSKPAKKKEASTPSLPNNNAAAAAAAAASAAAAGEGRRCLHCETDKTPQWRTGPLGPKTLCNACGVRYKSGRLVPEYRPAASPTFVVSKHSNSHRKVLELRRQKEAHLHPHPHHQYQPQPPQGPLAHIGGAGGGAALMHAPNPLMFDGPAGPLIGDDFLIHNHHIGPDFRQLI; encoded by the exons ATGGAGGTTTCGGCCGAGTGCGCGGGCGGCGGGAGGGTCAGGAAGGAGGCCGACCTCTTCCTCGTCGACGACCTCCTCGACCTGCCgtgcgacgacgaggaggaggcgcaGGAGGCCGTGGTGGTGGGCGATGGGGAAGGGGACGGGGACGGGAGTAAGCAGCAGCAGGCTGCTGCGTTGTTGGGCGGCCGGGCTTGTGGTGCCGGCGGGGAGGACGGTGCCGGCGCCGGTAACGCGTCGAACGACTCGTCGGCGGTGACGACTGCGCTGGACAGCTGCAGCAATTCCCTCTCCGTTTCCGGACTCGCCGACGGGGACTTCTCCGGCGGGCTGTGCGAGCCG TACGACCAACTGGCGGAGCTGGAATGGCTGTCCAACTACATGGGCGAGGACAACTTCCCCACGGAGGACCTCAAGAAGCTGCAGCTCATCACCGGCATTCCGCCGGCCGGCACTGCCACCGCCACGGCGCCAGCTCCCGCTCCTGCGGTCGTCGCCGCACAGCAGGCACAGGCACAGCCAGCCGGCGGCGTGTTGCCACCGGAGGCGCCCGTCCCAGGAAAGGCGCGCAGCAAGCGGTCGCGCATCGCGCCATGCAGCTGGGCCTCCCGCCTGCTCGTGCTCCCGCCACCTCCGGCGTCGCCACCGTCCCCGGCGTCCGCGGCCATCTCGCCGTCCGAGTCCGGTACCGCGGCGCCTGCGTTCCCGGCCAAGAAGCCGTCGAAGCCTGCGAAGAAGAAGGAGGCGTCGACGCCGTCGCTGCCAAACAacaacgccgccgccgctgcggctgctgctgcgtcggcggcggccgcgggggAAGGGAGGCGGTGCCTGCACTGCGAGACCGACAAGACGCCTCAGTGGAGGACGGGGCCGCTGGGCCCCAAGACGCTGTGCAACGCGTGCGGTGTGCGGTACAAGTCGGGGCGCCTCGTGCCGGAGTACCGTCCGGCGGCGAGCCCGACGTTCGTGGTGTCCAAGCACTCCAACTCCCACCGGAAGGTGCTGGAGCTGCGCCGCCAGAAGGAGGCGCACCTGCACCCGCACCCGCACCACCAGTACCAGCCACAGCCGCCGCAGGGGCCGCTCGCCCACATCGGCGGCGCCGGTGGCGGGGCGGCCTTGATGCACGCGCCGAACCCGCTGATGTTCGACGGGCCGGCGGGGCCGCTCATCGGCGACGACTTCTTGATCCACAACCACCACATAGGGCCGGACTTCCGTCAGCTCATCTAG